One genomic window of Cellulophaga sp. Hel_I_12 includes the following:
- a CDS encoding putative porin has protein sequence MKYIILIVVFLSINFFFGQEDQISKSQSADSLGVMNKDFSESQEVNKVLESDKMPITSYKIISFKRDTTHIDTTLTLQKEYTYNYLRKDDFELLPFSNMGRPYTSLGLNFESSFFYPKIGATARHFNYLELEAVNYYDVPTPMTEAMFKTTMTEGQLLDILLTFNLSKRFNYSIAYKGFRSLGKYRWSQSESGNFVTTANYETLNNRYSLRMHIAAQDLVDQENGGLSDKTQFESGDADFQDRSRLDVNLTDATNKILGKRYFFQHQYKLLRKEKDSSSIEKTSLSIGHLFNYETKFYQFNQTTPNNFFGDAFSTSEIADKAHLKTLYNELNAEFYNSILGRLKGSINIYNYNYYFNSLLITDTQRIPNQLKGEDIALGADYEKKIGGFQLRGNMSYNLSGTLSGSLFNASAGYQLNDKLGLSAAIFSSTKMPDFNFLLYQSDYENYNWNTSETFEKVKTNSIEFNLNSKLFGQATAKFTRLDNQPYFAVDPLQELLAGESENKYIKPFQETSSINYLKVKYQKEFKYKSFALQNTLMYQTVSQSNNILNIPEFTTRNTLYFSKEIFKKAMFLQTGVSFKYFTSYTMNAYSPLLGEFYIQNDQKLGGFPMLDFFVNAKVQQTRIYLKAEHFNSSFSEPNYYSAPEYPYRDFIVRFGVVWNFFS, from the coding sequence ATGAAATATATAATTCTAATAGTTGTTTTTCTAAGTATTAATTTCTTTTTTGGACAAGAAGATCAGATTTCGAAGTCACAAAGCGCAGATTCTTTGGGTGTAATGAATAAAGATTTTTCGGAAAGCCAAGAGGTTAATAAGGTTCTTGAGAGCGATAAGATGCCTATAACTAGCTATAAAATTATTTCTTTTAAAAGAGATACTACGCATATCGATACCACCTTAACCCTACAAAAAGAGTATACATACAACTACCTTAGAAAAGACGATTTTGAACTGCTGCCTTTCTCCAATATGGGTAGGCCCTACACTAGTTTGGGTTTAAATTTTGAAAGTAGTTTCTTTTACCCGAAAATAGGAGCCACGGCAAGGCATTTTAATTATTTGGAACTTGAGGCTGTCAATTATTACGATGTTCCAACGCCTATGACCGAAGCTATGTTTAAAACCACAATGACCGAAGGTCAGCTTCTAGATATTTTACTCACGTTTAACCTGTCCAAGCGCTTCAATTATTCTATAGCTTATAAAGGATTTAGATCTTTAGGAAAGTACAGATGGTCTCAATCGGAATCGGGTAATTTTGTAACCACAGCAAATTATGAAACACTAAATAACAGGTATTCATTAAGAATGCATATTGCGGCACAAGACTTGGTAGATCAAGAAAACGGTGGATTGTCCGATAAAACGCAATTTGAATCTGGGGATGCTGATTTTCAGGATCGTTCAAGATTAGATGTTAATTTAACCGATGCGACGAATAAAATTCTAGGGAAACGCTATTTTTTTCAGCATCAATATAAGCTCCTACGAAAAGAAAAAGATTCAAGCAGCATTGAAAAAACCTCCCTCTCTATTGGACATTTGTTCAATTACGAAACAAAATTTTATCAATTTAATCAAACAACACCAAATAATTTTTTTGGTGATGCCTTTAGTACTTCTGAAATAGCGGATAAAGCACATCTCAAAACCTTATATAATGAGTTAAATGCTGAATTTTACAATAGCATTTTAGGTAGGTTAAAAGGGTCAATCAATATTTATAATTATAATTATTACTTCAATAGTTTGCTAATAACAGATACCCAGCGCATACCAAATCAATTAAAGGGCGAAGACATTGCGCTAGGAGCCGATTATGAAAAAAAGATAGGGGGTTTTCAATTAAGAGGGAATATGTCATACAATCTATCGGGTACCCTAAGTGGTAGTTTGTTTAATGCATCCGCAGGGTATCAATTAAATGATAAATTAGGACTTTCGGCAGCTATTTTTTCGTCTACCAAAATGCCTGATTTTAATTTTCTACTGTATCAGAGTGATTATGAAAACTATAATTGGAATACTTCAGAGACTTTTGAGAAGGTAAAAACAAATAGCATCGAGTTTAACTTGAATTCAAAACTTTTTGGACAAGCAACTGCTAAATTCACAAGATTGGATAATCAGCCTTACTTTGCTGTAGATCCTTTACAAGAGCTGTTAGCGGGCGAGAGTGAAAACAAGTATATTAAACCTTTCCAAGAAACGAGTAGTATCAATTATCTAAAAGTAAAATATCAAAAAGAATTTAAGTACAAGTCTTTTGCATTGCAAAATACCTTAATGTACCAAACTGTATCTCAATCAAACAACATCCTGAACATTCCTGAATTTACAACTAGAAATACCTTGTATTTTTCTAAAGAGATATTTAAAAAAGCGATGTTTCTGCAAACAGGGGTAAGCTTTAAATATTTTACATCCTATACCATGAATGCATACAGCCCCTTGCTTGGAGAGTTTTATATTCAAAATGATCAAAAATTAGGAGGCTTTCCTATGCTAGACTTCTTTGTAAACGCAAAAGTGCAGCAAACGCGGATTTATTTAAAGGCCGAGCATTTTAATTCTTCTTTTTCTGAACCTAATTATTATTCAGCTCCGGAGTATCCCTATCGTGACTTTATAGTGCGTTTTGGTGTAGTTTGGAATTTCTTTTCTTAG
- a CDS encoding thrombospondin type 3 repeat-containing protein, which produces MLRKLLLVCFLVSSWSQAQFNEDAPWMIGIEKSKNITSKNASLSLDELSKAFNEYWIDKDYTTKGSGYKPFKRWENYWSYQVNSEGIIPSSRELWQTWKNKSQSTARVNPVSNWTSLTTSKHGIFPGRLPGQGRVNAVAVDPNNANIWYAGAPAGGIWKSVDAGTSWVNLFDNFLQIGVSGIAIDPNNSNIIYIATGDDDAADSYSIGVYKSFDGGATWNETGLNPSNTSINFLANEIVIDPNNSNILWLGTNNGLMKSTDAGVTWEVKQAGNIKDFKLKPNDSNTIYAVSSRNYFKSVDGNTFTEITSTLPSASGRLVLGTSAANPEVVYILSADVSTNDYAFQGLYKSVDSGVTFVKTASTAEILESNQAWFDLALEVSPVNADELYVGCLNIWKSTNGGNTFSRKNSWFTNNEAYTHADIHTIKFFGTKLFTGTDGGFYVSEDGATSFTDKTANMGISQFYRISVTEKNSNKIIGGLQDNGGQVFGSSQWNNYHGGDGMDNVIDPNNDNLLYGFTQNGGSLNISTNSGQTIGQIGPPKKADGTNISGNWITPLAISNTGAVYAGYDAVYKLVGSAWEKISGPIGFGNITDLEIDPNNAETLYVIQGSSIYKSIDEGVTFNLVTRLETQISDLAINRTDGAILYVTTSNRVGISQSNQPSPASRGVFKITTRDGVTTSENITYNLPPDQAFFSIAHQGRHIDNPIFVGTSLGVYRLDDTETEWEDYFTNLPSVAVGDIEISLGDAMITAATYGRGIWQSPIPLKTPNDDVEILSATPENNSVICGEISPEISVKNAGINTITVITITYAINDNTPEVFTWNGSLASNQTQAITLPNLVSNIYGEATLNIEVAVDNDTFSDNNSISKEFFSNRFGNGGDINTFDTPENTMIAYTENSNQIVWEKGIPSGTLLNKASSGQEVYATNLDGNHQDKVKAILLSKCYELSSIIAPVLKFNMAYDLEENWDVVYVEYSVDSGTSWSVLGTINSQPNWYTSNRTNAISGIDNDCQNCPGAQWTGTSTELATYAYDFNANALLGETNLTNESNIIFRIIFEADDAVNQEGVVIDDFQVEGFQDDDDDDNDGVLDIDDNCPSTSNSNQLDSDNDGIGDVCDPDDDNDGVLDTEDNCPLVANADQADADQDGIGDICDTDADNDGVPNDIDQCPSTTANAVVNIDGCEIFSLPATNFRIKTVGESCISSNNGRVTIDANEALNYLAVLTGNAINANASFTSNTSFENLPAGNYTLCITVENEPDYENCVAISITEPEALRVGSRISSLNKEVVLNLEGGKMYIINLNGIEYRTSDNEITLPLLNIENKLTIKTDVECQGIYEENIILGTQVYIYPNPIEGGELTILVGDSSQDSATISLFSINGTQQFSKKYPVQNGKAFFNVDNLPQGIYLLNVKSGGQLSSYKIIRK; this is translated from the coding sequence ATGTTAAGAAAATTACTTCTAGTATGTTTCTTAGTTTCTTCATGGTCACAAGCGCAATTTAATGAAGATGCGCCTTGGATGATAGGAATTGAGAAATCTAAGAATATAACATCAAAAAACGCTAGCTTAAGTTTAGACGAGCTTTCGAAAGCATTTAATGAATACTGGATTGATAAAGATTATACCACAAAAGGAAGCGGATACAAACCCTTTAAAAGATGGGAGAATTACTGGTCGTACCAAGTGAATTCGGAGGGCATCATACCATCTTCTCGAGAATTATGGCAAACCTGGAAAAATAAATCTCAAAGCACTGCTAGAGTAAATCCAGTAAGTAATTGGACATCACTTACCACATCAAAACACGGTATATTTCCTGGAAGACTCCCTGGACAAGGAAGAGTAAATGCTGTCGCTGTTGACCCTAACAATGCCAATATTTGGTATGCTGGCGCTCCCGCTGGTGGTATCTGGAAGTCTGTAGATGCTGGAACCTCTTGGGTTAATTTATTCGACAATTTTTTACAAATAGGGGTCTCTGGAATCGCTATTGACCCGAACAACTCGAACATTATCTATATCGCTACGGGTGATGATGATGCCGCAGATTCCTATAGTATCGGCGTTTACAAATCATTTGACGGAGGAGCCACATGGAATGAAACAGGACTCAACCCCTCTAATACCTCTATTAACTTTTTAGCGAATGAGATCGTCATCGACCCTAACAACTCTAATATCCTTTGGCTAGGAACCAACAATGGATTAATGAAATCTACCGATGCTGGCGTTACCTGGGAGGTAAAGCAAGCTGGAAATATAAAAGATTTTAAGTTAAAGCCCAATGACAGCAATACCATTTATGCCGTTTCATCCAGAAACTATTTCAAGTCTGTTGACGGCAATACCTTTACTGAAATTACCAGCACGCTACCCTCTGCTTCTGGACGTCTTGTTTTAGGTACTTCAGCAGCTAATCCCGAAGTTGTGTACATCCTAAGCGCAGACGTAAGCACAAATGATTATGCTTTTCAAGGATTATATAAATCTGTTGATAGCGGTGTAACTTTTGTTAAAACAGCAAGTACCGCCGAAATATTAGAATCTAATCAGGCTTGGTTTGATTTAGCTTTAGAGGTGTCACCAGTTAATGCTGATGAACTTTATGTAGGTTGTTTAAACATTTGGAAAAGCACCAATGGAGGAAATACATTTTCCAGAAAAAATAGCTGGTTTACCAACAATGAGGCGTATACCCATGCTGATATACATACCATTAAATTTTTTGGTACCAAATTATTTACGGGGACTGACGGTGGGTTCTATGTTTCTGAAGACGGTGCCACTAGTTTTACCGACAAAACAGCAAATATGGGGATAAGTCAGTTTTACAGAATATCTGTTACTGAAAAAAATTCGAATAAAATTATTGGTGGACTCCAAGATAATGGAGGACAAGTATTTGGTAGTAGTCAGTGGAACAATTATCATGGCGGTGATGGTATGGATAATGTTATCGATCCAAATAATGACAATCTCCTCTACGGTTTTACCCAAAATGGAGGATCCTTAAATATTTCTACTAATTCTGGCCAGACCATAGGACAAATTGGACCACCAAAAAAAGCAGATGGCACAAACATTTCTGGCAATTGGATTACACCGCTCGCCATTAGCAATACGGGTGCTGTATATGCCGGTTATGATGCGGTTTATAAATTAGTGGGCAGTGCTTGGGAGAAAATATCCGGACCTATTGGTTTCGGAAATATAACCGACCTTGAAATAGACCCAAATAATGCCGAAACCCTTTATGTTATTCAAGGCAGTAGCATTTATAAAAGTATTGATGAGGGAGTCACCTTTAATTTAGTGACTAGGTTAGAGACTCAAATATCAGATTTAGCAATAAATAGAACTGATGGCGCAATACTATATGTTACAACCTCTAATAGAGTGGGCATATCTCAAAGCAATCAACCAAGCCCTGCGAGCAGGGGTGTTTTTAAAATAACAACTCGTGATGGTGTTACTACCTCAGAAAATATTACCTATAATTTACCGCCTGATCAAGCTTTTTTCTCAATTGCACATCAAGGAAGACATATTGATAATCCTATTTTTGTGGGAACAAGTTTAGGGGTGTATCGATTAGACGATACAGAAACCGAGTGGGAAGATTATTTTACTAATTTGCCTAGTGTCGCCGTTGGAGATATTGAAATAAGCTTAGGAGATGCCATGATTACTGCTGCGACCTACGGAAGAGGTATTTGGCAGTCGCCAATACCTCTTAAAACACCTAATGACGATGTTGAAATATTGTCTGCGACACCTGAAAACAATAGCGTTATTTGTGGTGAAATATCTCCGGAAATAAGCGTAAAAAATGCAGGTATCAATACCATTACGGTTATTACCATCACTTATGCTATAAACGACAACACTCCGGAAGTTTTTACTTGGAATGGAAGTTTGGCAAGCAACCAAACTCAAGCTATAACACTACCCAATTTAGTATCTAATATATACGGAGAGGCTACGCTAAATATTGAGGTAGCTGTTGACAACGACACTTTTAGTGATAATAACAGCATTAGCAAAGAATTTTTTAGTAACAGATTCGGAAACGGAGGTGATATTAATACTTTTGATACACCAGAAAATACAATGATTGCTTACACTGAAAATAGCAATCAAATTGTGTGGGAAAAAGGCATTCCTAGTGGTACGCTATTAAATAAAGCAAGTTCTGGTCAAGAAGTATATGCCACCAATTTAGATGGCAATCACCAAGATAAAGTAAAAGCTATACTTTTAAGTAAGTGCTATGAACTGTCATCTATTATTGCTCCTGTACTTAAGTTTAATATGGCTTACGATTTGGAAGAAAATTGGGATGTTGTGTATGTTGAATATTCCGTTGATTCTGGAACTTCGTGGAGTGTTTTGGGCACTATCAATAGCCAACCTAATTGGTATACGAGCAATAGAACCAATGCCATTTCTGGGATCGATAATGATTGTCAAAACTGCCCAGGGGCACAATGGACTGGTACTTCAACAGAATTAGCGACCTATGCTTATGATTTTAATGCCAATGCTCTGCTGGGAGAAACAAATTTAACCAATGAATCTAATATCATATTTAGAATTATTTTCGAAGCGGACGATGCTGTCAACCAAGAAGGCGTAGTGATTGATGATTTCCAGGTAGAAGGCTTTCAAGACGACGACGATGATGATAATGATGGTGTTTTAGACATAGACGATAACTGCCCAAGTACCAGCAACTCAAATCAATTGGATAGCGATAATGACGGTATTGGCGATGTCTGTGATCCTGATGATGATAATGATGGTGTCTTAGATACTGAAGATAATTGCCCTTTAGTTGCGAATGCTGACCAAGCAGATGCTGACCAAGATGGTATTGGCGATATTTGTGATACAGATGCCGATAATGATGGCGTTCCAAACGATATAGATCAATGTCCTTCAACAACTGCAAATGCTGTTGTAAATATTGATGGATGTGAAATATTCTCTTTACCTGCAACTAATTTCAGAATCAAAACCGTGGGTGAATCGTGTATTTCTAGCAATAATGGCCGTGTCACTATTGATGCAAATGAAGCTTTAAACTATTTGGCTGTTTTAACAGGAAACGCCATTAACGCAAACGCTAGTTTTACCTCAAACACCAGCTTTGAAAATCTTCCGGCAGGAAATTATACACTTTGTATTACGGTTGAAAATGAACCTGATTACGAAAATTGTGTTGCTATTTCGATCACCGAACCCGAAGCATTGAGGGTTGGCTCTAGAATAAGCTCGCTGAACAAAGAAGTTGTTTTAAACCTTGAAGGAGGTAAAATGTACATTATCAACTTAAACGGAATAGAATATAGAACCAGTGATAATGAAATAACCCTGCCCCTATTAAATATAGAAAACAAATTAACCATCAAAACCGATGTGGAATGCCAAGGGATTTACGAGGAAAATATTATTCTCGGAACCCAGGTGTACATTTATCCAAATCCGATTGAAGGAGGGGAACTCACCATACTCGTAGGCGATTCTAGTCAAGATTCGGCGACCATAAGTTTATTTAGCATCAATGGCACGCAACAATTCTCTAAAAAATATCCTGTGCAAAACGGTAAAGCTTTCTTTAATGTAGACAACTTACCGCAAGGAATATATTTACTCAATGTAAAATCTGGCGGACAACTCTCTTCCTATAAAATAATAAGAAAATAA
- a CDS encoding RagB/SusD family nutrient uptake outer membrane protein yields the protein MKTIKKIAYVGVLLSFISCSEDFVEVFPTSTLSQEQVTEAATVNPAVAKATLLGIYENLYRRGSGGTTAQEDFGVTSQYMNLDILSADMAHLGKSYSRQRDISELTATVDPDNNNNYRPWRFLYRVINLSNLVIDGAGGNDVVPATENGRHTLGQAKALRGYAYFFLAHVFANDITDLSKPVLPIYMSANDLEQPKSSLQAVFDVALDDLLDAEILLEGFQREDKIEINQDVVRGLIAKTYGALNNWEQTEIYAKKVVDAGYPIMTADEVALFPGESGAVGGFNDINSIGGIMWGIDITAAGQGLASLFSWWGFMDQYSYSYAAVGNPKGMDATLHSNFRADDIRRFQWSSTLRPAGKFYYKGAEVQGFRNFSGPQSNIDSDSHYMRVAEFYLLHAEAAAENGNFAGSRTSLKALLNLRLDDTSYIDALPDGSLANEAALQARLELWGEGQSYFIMKRRRETRTRGANWLDFAGQSFNHTDERLTFEIPQLEIIGNPNISDQN from the coding sequence ATGAAAACAATAAAAAAAATTGCATATGTGGGGGTTTTACTCTCGTTTATTTCATGTAGTGAAGACTTCGTAGAAGTATTCCCAACATCAACATTATCACAAGAACAAGTAACTGAAGCCGCTACAGTAAACCCTGCGGTGGCTAAGGCTACCTTGTTAGGTATTTATGAAAACTTGTACCGTAGAGGTAGTGGTGGTACTACTGCCCAAGAAGATTTTGGTGTTACTTCGCAGTACATGAACTTAGATATTTTATCGGCTGATATGGCTCATTTAGGAAAGAGTTATAGCCGTCAAAGGGATATTTCTGAACTAACGGCTACTGTAGATCCAGATAATAATAACAACTACAGACCATGGAGGTTTTTGTATAGAGTTATTAATTTATCAAACTTGGTGATCGATGGTGCAGGTGGTAATGATGTTGTTCCAGCGACAGAAAATGGAAGACATACACTTGGTCAGGCGAAAGCGCTTAGAGGGTATGCGTACTTCTTTTTAGCTCATGTATTTGCCAATGATATTACTGACTTATCAAAGCCTGTTTTACCAATATATATGAGTGCCAATGATCTTGAGCAGCCTAAAAGCAGTTTACAAGCGGTATTTGATGTTGCACTTGATGATTTATTGGATGCTGAAATTTTGTTAGAAGGATTTCAGAGAGAAGATAAAATTGAAATCAACCAAGATGTTGTAAGAGGTTTAATCGCCAAAACATACGGTGCTTTAAACAACTGGGAGCAAACTGAGATATATGCTAAAAAAGTAGTTGATGCAGGATACCCAATTATGACAGCGGATGAAGTTGCTTTATTTCCAGGAGAGTCTGGTGCTGTAGGTGGTTTTAACGATATCAACAGTATTGGAGGTATTATGTGGGGAATAGACATTACCGCAGCAGGTCAAGGTCTAGCTTCTTTATTTTCTTGGTGGGGCTTTATGGACCAGTATAGCTACAGCTATGCGGCGGTTGGTAACCCTAAAGGGATGGATGCAACCTTACATAGTAACTTTAGAGCAGATGATATTAGAAGATTTCAATGGTCTTCAACTTTAAGACCAGCTGGTAAATTTTATTACAAAGGTGCTGAAGTTCAAGGATTCAGAAATTTCTCTGGTCCTCAATCGAATATCGATTCTGATTCTCACTACATGAGAGTTGCTGAGTTTTATTTATTGCATGCCGAGGCTGCTGCAGAAAATGGAAATTTCGCAGGTTCACGTACAAGCTTAAAAGCATTATTAAATTTAAGATTGGATGACACGTCTTATATCGATGCATTGCCTGATGGATCTTTAGCGAATGAAGCTGCATTACAAGCTCGTTTAGAGCTTTGGGGTGAAGGTCAATCGTATTTTATTATGAAGAGAAGACGTGAAACGAGAACAAGAGGTGCTAACTGGTTAGATTTTGCTGGTCAGTCTTTTAACCATACTGATGAGCGTTTAACTTTTGAGATTCCTCAATTAGAAATAATTGGTAACCCAAACATTAGCGATCAAAACTAG
- a CDS encoding SusC/RagA family TonB-linked outer membrane protein produces the protein MKSKLTWILTPLLALLMSFSFAQEKTIKGNVTDQSGLPLPGVSVVIAGTTTGTQTDFDGNYTINAQVGAKLRFSYIGQKTTEKVVGASNTINVALQEDAQALEEVIVTGFGNVSKTTFAGSAKVVAGENISNKSFTNVSQALAGEAAGVNVFNTSGQPGSVSTIRIRGFGSVNGSNAPLYIVDDAPFEGSLNDVNPNDIASVTVLKDASATSLYGARGANGVIVITTKRGGKGAEDQLNVSVKTGTNFQGLGRYETIRSPEEYIGIAWEGVYQRGLIANPGDNAAAIAYANNNLFESPTNADVSDISPIYNMWNTSDSGAIGVSELIDPATATVRPGVTRRYNPEQWGDFAFQSSNRLEANVSASNSFENSSIYTSFGFIDDVGYASNTDYQRLNARVAGINQFGEFITMNTSLNYTQSETNNNGTGESSSSQFWWVDNLPTIYPLFRRDAAGAKIPDPIYGGFLYDYGIEDGRGFGFATNGVADSQINISRSKDNSVNFNNDFKATLYEGLTFENNFAYQYFMSDDIDLNEPFYSPAQGNNGRINRSRSETKNYTIRTGLRYNKTFEDFKLNAFVSHVATSYEFNYLEAERTNLVTPFGIDIANGVVNQPSDGFTDFETTESYIANATMDFKNKYFLNATFNRDASSRFVNNKWGNFYSVGAAWILSSETFLSSSKFVNFLKLKGSYGVLGNSGGIGFYPGYNRYSVNNLNDNISLAFAFKGNPDLTWESSNQFNVGAEFELGNFVEGTVEFYQKNTTDLFFDRQAGPSVGYASITVNDGELMNQGVEFDLNFKLIQNDKFRLNFGVNGAMLDNEFKALPIDPATGEQQLLSLNGSFAYEIGRSLYDRYMPVYAGVNPDNGSAQWERSFDDIDGNGEFGAGDVVITSLSQYINDTPGANIVTDITEVYAEATDKFVNKTSIPDVSGAFRLNAVIGNFSVSTLFNYQIGGWAYDAAYANLMDNDFAGTNNFSTDIRNRWRAPGDITNIPRQDAGGQIQQNALSTRFLEKADFIALNNVRFGYALPKDVVTKIGLKNLDFFLTGDNLWLLSKRDGFNPSTSITGGSSIYSYNPLSTVVLGINLNL, from the coding sequence ATGAAATCAAAATTAACATGGATTTTAACGCCTTTGCTGGCGTTATTGATGAGTTTTTCCTTTGCTCAAGAAAAGACTATTAAAGGGAATGTTACTGATCAATCTGGATTGCCATTGCCTGGTGTTTCTGTTGTTATTGCAGGAACAACTACAGGTACACAAACAGATTTTGATGGTAACTATACTATCAATGCCCAAGTAGGAGCTAAACTTAGGTTTAGTTATATTGGACAAAAAACTACAGAAAAGGTGGTTGGTGCTTCGAACACCATTAATGTGGCGCTTCAAGAAGATGCCCAAGCCTTAGAAGAAGTAATTGTTACGGGTTTTGGTAATGTATCTAAAACAACGTTTGCAGGATCTGCTAAGGTTGTTGCTGGTGAAAATATTTCTAATAAGTCTTTCACCAACGTTTCTCAGGCATTAGCAGGTGAAGCTGCTGGTGTAAATGTATTTAACACATCTGGACAACCAGGAAGTGTTTCAACGATTCGAATCAGAGGTTTTGGTTCTGTAAATGGAAGTAATGCTCCATTGTATATTGTTGATGATGCACCTTTCGAAGGTAGTTTAAATGATGTGAACCCTAACGATATTGCATCGGTTACGGTACTTAAAGATGCTTCTGCAACATCATTATATGGTGCAAGAGGTGCTAATGGTGTAATTGTAATTACTACTAAAAGAGGTGGTAAGGGTGCTGAAGACCAATTAAATGTTTCTGTGAAAACGGGTACTAACTTTCAAGGTCTTGGCAGATATGAAACCATTAGATCTCCTGAAGAATATATTGGAATTGCTTGGGAAGGTGTTTATCAAAGAGGTTTGATAGCCAATCCTGGCGATAATGCAGCGGCTATTGCTTATGCAAATAATAACTTATTTGAAAGCCCTACAAACGCCGATGTATCTGATATTTCGCCAATTTACAACATGTGGAATACTTCTGATTCTGGTGCTATAGGCGTTTCTGAATTAATTGATCCAGCTACCGCTACGGTTAGACCGGGAGTAACTAGAAGATATAATCCAGAACAATGGGGCGATTTTGCCTTCCAAAGCTCTAACAGATTAGAAGCGAATGTTTCTGCATCGAATTCTTTTGAAAATTCGTCTATTTATACTTCATTTGGTTTTATTGATGATGTAGGATATGCTTCGAATACAGATTACCAAAGATTAAATGCGCGTGTTGCGGGTATCAATCAATTTGGAGAATTCATTACCATGAATACCTCTTTGAACTACACGCAAAGTGAAACAAATAATAATGGTACGGGTGAATCTTCTTCTTCACAGTTTTGGTGGGTAGATAACTTACCAACCATTTATCCTTTATTTAGAAGAGATGCAGCTGGTGCTAAAATACCAGATCCTATATATGGTGGTTTTTTATATGATTATGGTATAGAAGACGGTCGTGGTTTTGGTTTTGCTACCAATGGAGTTGCGGATTCTCAGATCAACATTAGTAGATCTAAAGATAATTCAGTGAACTTTAATAACGATTTCAAAGCTACCTTATATGAAGGTTTAACTTTTGAAAATAACTTTGCGTATCAGTACTTTATGAGTGATGATATAGATTTAAATGAACCATTTTATAGCCCAGCTCAGGGTAATAATGGTAGAATCAATAGATCTAGATCTGAAACGAAGAACTATACCATCAGAACAGGTCTTAGGTATAACAAGACTTTTGAAGACTTTAAACTTAACGCCTTTGTTTCTCACGTTGCAACTTCTTATGAGTTTAATTATTTAGAAGCAGAACGTACTAACTTGGTAACTCCTTTCGGAATTGACATTGCCAACGGTGTTGTAAATCAACCAAGTGACGGTTTTACCGATTTTGAAACCACAGAGAGTTACATTGCCAATGCTACAATGGACTTTAAAAACAAATACTTTTTAAACGCAACCTTCAACAGAGATGCATCGTCAAGATTCGTAAACAACAAATGGGGTAATTTTTACTCTGTAGGTGCTGCTTGGATCTTGAGTAGCGAAACTTTCTTGTCTAGTTCAAAGTTTGTTAATTTCTTAAAACTTAAAGGTAGTTATGGTGTGTTAGGTAATTCTGGAGGAATTGGTTTTTACCCAGGCTATAACAGATACTCTGTGAACAACTTAAATGACAACATTTCTTTAGCCTTTGCTTTTAAAGGTAACCCTGACCTTACTTGGGAAAGTTCAAACCAATTTAATGTTGGTGCAGAATTTGAATTGGGTAATTTCGTAGAAGGTACGGTTGAATTCTATCAAAAAAATACAACAGATTTGTTCTTTGATAGACAAGCTGGTCCTTCTGTAGGATATGCTTCGATTACCGTAAACGATGGTGAATTGATGAATCAAGGTGTTGAATTCGATTTAAATTTTAAACTTATTCAGAATGATAAGTTTAGATTAAATTTTGGTGTCAATGGTGCCATGCTAGATAACGAATTTAAAGCACTACCTATTGATCCAGCCACTGGAGAACAGCAATTATTATCTTTAAACGGAAGTTTTGCCTATGAAATAGGTCGTTCTTTATACGATCGTTACATGCCTGTATATGCTGGTGTTAATCCTGATAACGGTTCTGCTCAATGGGAGCGTAGTTTTGATGACATCGATGGTAATGGTGAATTTGGAGCTGGAGACGTAGTAATTACATCTTTATCTCAATACATTAACGATACCCCTGGTGCAAACATAGTTACAGATATTACAGAAGTATATGCTGAAGCTACCGATAAATTTGTGAATAAAACTTCTATTCCTGATGTTAGTGGTGCGTTTAGATTAAATGCTGTGATTGGTAATTTTTCAGTAAGTACTTTGTTTAACTACCAAATAGGAGGTTGGGCTTATGATGCTGCTTATGCTAACTTAATGGATAACGATTTTGCAGGTACAAACAACTTCAGCACAGATATCAGAAATCGTTGGAGAGCTCCTGGAGATATTACAAATATCCCAAGACAGGATGCAGGAGGGCAAATTCAACAAAATGCGCTTTCAACTAGATTTTTAGAAAAAGCTGACTTTATAGCACTAAACAATGTTCGCTTTGGCTATGCATTGCCGAAAGATGTAGTGACAAAAATTGGTCTTAAAAATTTAGATTTCTTTTTAACTGGTGATAACCTTTGGTTATTATCAAAAAGAGATGGTTTTAACCCATCAACATCAATAACAGGTGGATCAAGTATTTATTCTTACAATCCTTTATCTACTGTTGTATTAGGTATTAACTTAAACTTATAA